A genomic region of uncultured Methanobrevibacter sp. contains the following coding sequences:
- a CDS encoding PfkB family carbohydrate kinase: MTLVVIGPVTRDLVVIGNEKSHKVGGATYFQSFVFEQFYKDYLAIVNCDDENLVSDFPDLSKVKVIKKDNTHFFINYYPFEDNLDIRKQLSNFADISILPSDLEGILPEKIDAFVINPLNRQDFPAETMEYLKSFNVPIFISVQGFLRVPGMKDNENYAIKLDNFDDLSSILSGVHVIFMDEGEASIVGCEFDVCEMVITNGSNGSRIIGDGEIKIDAVKCVDVVDTTGCGDTYMAAYISQKLLSKSTESAGKFASKIAGEKIKNSGPYFSND, from the coding sequence ATGACTTTGGTTGTTATCGGACCTGTGACAAGGGATCTGGTTGTTATCGGAAATGAGAAGTCTCATAAGGTAGGTGGAGCGACCTATTTTCAAAGTTTCGTTTTTGAGCAGTTTTACAAAGATTATTTGGCGATTGTAAATTGTGATGATGAAAATCTTGTCAGTGATTTTCCTGATTTGAGTAAAGTTAAGGTAATTAAAAAAGACAATACTCATTTTTTTATTAATTACTATCCTTTTGAGGATAATTTGGATATTCGTAAGCAATTAAGCAATTTCGCAGATATTTCAATTTTACCATCTGATTTAGAGGGGATTTTGCCGGAAAAAATTGATGCTTTTGTCATAAATCCATTAAATCGTCAAGATTTCCCTGCTGAAACCATGGAATATTTGAAAAGTTTTAACGTTCCGATATTCATTTCTGTACAAGGTTTTTTAAGAGTCCCTGGCATGAAAGATAATGAAAATTACGCTATAAAATTAGATAACTTTGATGATTTGAGTAGCATTTTATCAGGGGTTCATGTAATATTCATGGATGAAGGTGAAGCAAGCATTGTTGGGTGTGAGTTTGATGTATGTGAGATGGTCATAACCAACGGTTCCAATGGGTCTAGGATTATTGGTGATGGGGAAATTAAAATTGATGCTGTGAAATGTGTTGATGTTGTGGATACAACAGGTTGTGGGGACACTTATATGGCGGCATATATTTCTCAGAAATTATTGTCTAAATCAACTGAAAGCGCTGGAAAATTTGCATCTAAGATTGCAGGTGAGAAAATAAAAAATTCAGGACCTTATTTTAGCAACGATTAG
- a CDS encoding DUF4011 domain-containing protein — protein MLNKSSNIIEKEFKNLRKELLDLTLRNQLLNFKTRAKTITIVNQSPVNLFQTLVLQDNKMYFVANKKDKKEDKSSVWDHIPFDFSKFSEGDKKLATDLTPKELQKRLYYINNQAKTMLQEQGYNILYLAIGFLQWKDKSKPRQKNNAPLVLIPVAMERKKVGESFNLEWTGEDIQTNISLKAKLLEAGIELPDFEFKRYGEVIDHYIASVRRAVSRMDGWEVNNNVALGFFSFTKFVMYNDLNPEAWEDNVDLTKNELIQAIFNPAKNDQEAFKEEDIDSQLEYRDMYQVLDADSSQIAAIQDVKAGRNLVVEGPPGTGKSQTIVNLIAELLAEGKSVLFVSEKMAALDVVKDRLTGVGLGKFVLELHSHKTRRKKFLKDLQKATNVRAQDPLNIDQTIRKLETLRRQLDDYSQIIHKPAFAVNLSPFQLYGMKESADDHFSRKNALMPLVRFQNPETITLKELDDMKVSLENLAELYQTISKENPWSKCSPKSLLPADLREIEMLINDTLHALDNFLVERGRVYDIYGIKKPDTLNEFQNSLSAFEVIKSQNAELIDGSILKSGAWNNNNDDAFKLIQELERYQRYSGILTKFNQSIFQVDIDRLIYELRNISTKKFRFFNNKQHIELVERYYAVPVPGSVDEIIRDLQEAKAVIKIRNNLEANRALGEKYYGAYWHLNANPNDLKEIARWMNEFTALVRDGTFSENTIDLMSKDLFDIKPERDLAEYIDSGEEFVRVLSKLKDKLNPRSKLIFKRETGDVSFEAWQEQLYKWRGQLSSLHLWSQYLNTKNSLKNSNASMFVDSIEKRNIKKDDIEALVDGNFADSLLNILFVENQELATFIGELHENRIREFKDLDKKILVLNRKRIFHKLNSNIPKIFGGTENPQAKILAGEFTRKSGHMPVRKLLEKAGGMIKQIKPCFMMSPLSIAQYLDPTNEELQFDVVIFDEASQVKPEDALGAFMRGKTAVVMGDTQQLPPTSFFDQMSDADSDEEEATSLDMESILHLCKLSFPVKMLKWHYRSRHESLISVSNREFYDDDLLVYPSPSHSDPELGLKFHYNPNTAYDRGSSSANPLEAKDVVEEIFNHFEKYGDTKSLGVGTFSVAQKNAILEELEVRRKERPEFEALFSDNKDEHFFVKNLETIQGDERDVILISVGYGYDNDRKMSLNFGPLNQDGGERRLNVLITRAREKCVVFSNFKAYDMKLTANPPYGVKSLKEFLEYAENLTLGTQGPEMHTKEPFEDAIANYLEENGYIVDRQIGCAGFRVDLAIVDDENPGKYILGITTDGKMYSSSKVARDRDRLREQVLTGLGWKLYHLWSTDWYRNRDLGRKKLLDFVEKSIKQSREEEKRRTEEAKKLAEKRRIEAEKRAEELRLAREKEEAEKKAQEEAESDDEINPEDIGPSDFVEVEKVDDGDVLEKPIDVSEINPSEFFEDDNHEKSTKNEKLDDVETVSEFVAAEEVVDDSVDVKDDSEFVAVEEVVDDSVDVKDDSKRLLMILLMLRMILSLLKMKLLILPKLMLLKINQKVMMT, from the coding sequence ATGTTAAATAAGTCAAGTAATATAATTGAAAAGGAATTTAAAAATCTACGTAAGGAGCTATTGGATTTAACTTTAAGAAATCAACTTCTTAATTTTAAAACAAGAGCTAAAACCATTACTATCGTAAATCAGTCTCCTGTAAACCTTTTTCAAACATTGGTTCTCCAAGATAATAAGATGTATTTTGTAGCCAATAAGAAGGATAAAAAGGAGGATAAGTCTTCTGTATGGGATCATATTCCATTCGATTTTTCAAAGTTTTCAGAAGGAGACAAGAAATTAGCTACTGATTTAACTCCAAAAGAGCTTCAAAAAAGATTATATTACATTAACAATCAAGCAAAAACAATGCTTCAGGAGCAAGGTTATAACATTTTATATTTGGCAATTGGATTTTTGCAATGGAAAGACAAATCCAAACCAAGACAAAAAAATAATGCTCCATTGGTGTTAATTCCAGTTGCAATGGAAAGAAAAAAGGTTGGTGAATCATTTAACCTTGAATGGACTGGGGAAGATATTCAAACAAACATTTCTCTTAAAGCCAAATTGTTGGAGGCAGGAATTGAACTTCCAGATTTTGAATTCAAAAGATATGGTGAAGTGATAGACCATTATATTGCAAGTGTCAGAAGGGCAGTATCAAGAATGGATGGATGGGAAGTAAACAATAATGTGGCCTTAGGATTCTTTAGTTTTACAAAGTTTGTAATGTATAATGACTTAAACCCTGAAGCATGGGAAGATAATGTTGATTTAACTAAAAACGAATTGATTCAGGCTATTTTCAATCCTGCAAAAAATGACCAGGAAGCATTTAAGGAAGAAGATATCGACTCACAACTCGAATATCGGGACATGTACCAGGTGCTTGATGCCGATTCATCACAGATTGCCGCCATTCAGGATGTAAAGGCAGGGCGTAATCTCGTTGTAGAGGGTCCGCCGGGAACCGGTAAGTCACAAACAATTGTAAATTTGATAGCGGAATTATTGGCTGAAGGCAAATCTGTTTTATTTGTTTCAGAAAAGATGGCTGCACTTGATGTTGTAAAGGACAGATTGACTGGTGTAGGTTTGGGCAAATTTGTATTGGAGCTCCATTCCCATAAAACCAGACGTAAAAAATTCCTGAAAGACTTGCAAAAGGCAACCAATGTGAGGGCTCAGGATCCATTAAACATTGACCAGACCATTCGTAAATTGGAGACATTGCGCCGTCAACTTGATGATTATTCTCAAATTATTCATAAGCCGGCATTTGCTGTTAATCTATCTCCTTTCCAATTATATGGAATGAAGGAATCAGCAGATGATCATTTTTCAAGAAAAAATGCTTTAATGCCATTGGTTAGATTCCAAAATCCTGAAACAATAACTCTTAAAGAATTGGATGACATGAAAGTGTCTTTGGAAAACCTTGCTGAGTTGTATCAGACAATCTCTAAGGAAAACCCTTGGAGCAAATGTTCACCGAAAAGTTTGCTTCCAGCTGATTTAAGAGAAATCGAGATGTTAATCAATGATACTTTGCATGCATTGGATAATTTCCTGGTTGAAAGGGGAAGAGTCTATGACATTTATGGAATCAAAAAGCCGGATACATTGAATGAGTTTCAAAATTCACTTTCAGCTTTTGAAGTTATCAAATCTCAGAATGCTGAATTAATCGATGGGAGCATCTTAAAATCAGGGGCATGGAATAATAACAATGATGATGCATTTAAACTAATACAGGAGCTTGAAAGATATCAAAGATATTCTGGAATTTTAACTAAATTCAATCAAAGTATTTTCCAGGTGGATATTGACAGGTTAATATATGAGTTAAGAAATATTTCAACTAAAAAATTCAGATTCTTCAATAACAAGCAGCACATAGAACTTGTTGAGAGATATTATGCAGTTCCTGTTCCTGGAAGTGTTGATGAGATTATAAGAGATTTGCAGGAAGCAAAAGCAGTTATAAAAATAAGAAACAATTTGGAAGCTAATAGGGCATTGGGTGAAAAATATTATGGTGCATATTGGCATTTAAATGCAAATCCAAATGATTTAAAAGAAATTGCCAGATGGATGAATGAATTCACTGCACTCGTGCGTGATGGAACATTTTCCGAAAATACCATTGATTTGATGAGTAAGGATTTATTTGATATTAAACCTGAAAGGGATCTTGCAGAATATATAGATTCAGGTGAGGAATTCGTACGTGTACTTTCGAAACTTAAAGATAAATTGAATCCAAGAAGTAAATTAATATTCAAAAGGGAAACCGGTGATGTGAGTTTTGAAGCATGGCAGGAGCAATTGTACAAATGGAGAGGCCAATTGTCAAGTCTTCATTTATGGTCTCAATACTTAAATACAAAAAATTCCTTAAAAAATTCTAACGCTTCCATGTTTGTTGATTCCATTGAAAAAAGAAACATTAAAAAAGATGATATTGAAGCTTTGGTTGATGGAAATTTTGCAGATTCACTTTTAAATATATTATTTGTTGAAAATCAGGAATTAGCTACATTTATTGGAGAATTGCATGAAAATAGAATCCGTGAATTTAAGGATTTGGATAAAAAGATATTGGTTCTAAACAGAAAAAGAATTTTCCATAAATTAAACAGCAACATTCCGAAGATATTTGGCGGAACAGAAAATCCTCAGGCAAAAATACTTGCAGGAGAATTTACAAGAAAAAGCGGACACATGCCAGTTCGTAAACTCTTGGAAAAAGCTGGAGGGATGATAAAACAAATCAAGCCTTGTTTTATGATGTCTCCATTATCAATTGCACAATATTTGGATCCTACAAATGAGGAATTACAATTTGATGTTGTTATTTTTGATGAAGCAAGTCAGGTAAAACCGGAAGATGCATTGGGTGCATTTATGAGGGGTAAAACTGCTGTAGTTATGGGAGATACTCAACAATTGCCTCCAACTTCATTTTTCGATCAAATGTCTGATGCAGATAGTGATGAAGAGGAAGCAACTTCTCTGGATATGGAAAGTATTTTGCATTTATGTAAACTTTCATTCCCTGTAAAGATGCTTAAATGGCACTACAGGTCACGTCATGAATCATTAATTTCCGTTTCAAACAGGGAATTTTATGATGATGACCTATTGGTATATCCTTCCCCTTCACATTCAGACCCTGAATTAGGTTTGAAGTTCCATTACAATCCAAATACTGCATATGATAGAGGTTCATCCTCCGCAAACCCTCTTGAGGCAAAGGATGTAGTTGAAGAAATTTTCAACCATTTCGAAAAATATGGGGATACTAAAAGTTTGGGTGTTGGAACATTTTCTGTTGCTCAAAAAAATGCCATTCTTGAAGAATTGGAGGTTAGACGTAAGGAAAGGCCTGAATTTGAAGCTTTGTTTTCTGATAATAAGGATGAACATTTCTTTGTTAAAAACCTTGAAACAATTCAAGGGGATGAAAGGGATGTTATTCTAATCAGTGTAGGTTATGGTTATGACAATGACAGAAAAATGTCTCTTAACTTCGGTCCGTTAAACCAAGACGGTGGGGAAAGAAGGCTAAATGTATTAATTACTCGTGCAAGAGAAAAATGTGTTGTTTTCTCTAACTTCAAGGCATATGATATGAAATTAACAGCCAATCCTCCATATGGTGTAAAATCCCTTAAAGAATTTTTAGAATATGCTGAAAACTTGACTTTAGGAACCCAAGGACCTGAAATGCATACTAAAGAACCGTTTGAAGATGCAATTGCCAACTATTTGGAAGAAAACGGTTACATTGTTGATAGACAAATCGGTTGTGCAGGATTTAGAGTTGATTTGGCTATTGTCGATGATGAAAATCCAGGAAAATATATTTTGGGAATCACAACTGATGGAAAAATGTATTCATCAAGTAAAGTAGCTCGTGACAGAGACAGGTTGCGTGAACAGGTATTGACTGGACTTGGCTGGAAATTGTACCATTTATGGTCTACTGACTGGTATAGAAACAGGGATTTGGGTCGTAAAAAATTATTGGATTTTGTTGAAAAATCCATAAAGCAATCTCGTGAAGAAGAAAAACGAAGAACTGAAGAGGCTAAAAAATTAGCTGAAAAACGTAGAATTGAAGCTGAAAAAAGAGCTGAAGAATTAAGATTAGCTCGTGAAAAAGAAGAAGCTGAAAAAAAAGCTCAGGAAGAAGCTGAATCTGATGATGAAATTAATCCGGAAGATATTGGTCCAAGTGATTTTGTTGAAGTTGAAAAAGTTGATGATGGTGACGTTTTAGAAAAACCTATAGATGTAAGTGAAATCAATCCATCAGAATTCTTCGAAGATGACAATCATGAAAAATCTACAAAAAATGAAAAATTAGATGATGTTGAAACCGTTTCTGAGTTTGTTGCTGCGGAAGAGGTTGTTGATGATTCTGTTGATGTTAAGGATGATTCTGAGTTTGTTGCTGTGGAAGAGGTTGTTGATGATTCTGTTGATGTTAAGGATGATTCGAAGAGGTTGTTGATGATTCTGTTGATGTTAAGGATGATTCTGAGTTTGTTGAAAATGAAATTGTTGATTCTTCCGAAGTTAATGTTACTCAAGATAAATCAAAAAGTGATGATGACTTGA
- a CDS encoding cation diffusion facilitator family transporter produces the protein MRIDKHHHHKKAGDNLAFVFFMNLAFNIIVLVGAFATNSMAILADFIHDMSDTISIALAWVLEHVAQRDSTDNYSYGYQRFSILGAVIISVFVIVMAFVILSEAIPRLFSPEGVDAEGMLIVAIVGIIFKSLSVYRLHDGETFNEKAILFHQLGDIFEWIAILILSVILIFWDGAPYLDPFVSISIAIWLIFNLGRNLYKSLEVLLQKTPDNFDVDEFKSQILAIEGVNHIDDFHIWSLDGIDSVMTLKVNVDFGENVEEIKKEIYNISNRYHVVDITIEFD, from the coding sequence ATGAGAATTGATAAGCATCATCATCACAAAAAAGCTGGTGATAATTTAGCATTTGTTTTTTTCATGAATCTCGCATTCAATATTATTGTCCTTGTTGGGGCGTTTGCTACCAACAGTATGGCGATTCTTGCTGATTTTATTCATGACATGTCGGATACCATTTCAATTGCATTGGCTTGGGTACTGGAGCATGTTGCCCAAAGGGATTCAACAGATAACTATTCCTATGGTTATCAAAGATTTTCAATTCTTGGCGCAGTCATAATTTCCGTTTTTGTGATTGTAATGGCTTTTGTAATTTTGTCGGAAGCAATTCCAAGACTGTTTTCGCCGGAGGGTGTTGATGCTGAAGGGATGCTGATTGTTGCAATTGTTGGAATAATCTTCAAATCACTTTCAGTTTACCGTTTGCACGATGGGGAGACATTCAATGAAAAGGCAATTTTGTTCCATCAGTTGGGAGACATATTTGAATGGATTGCCATTTTGATTTTAAGCGTTATATTGATATTCTGGGATGGTGCACCATATCTTGATCCTTTTGTTTCAATAAGTATTGCTATCTGGTTGATATTCAATTTGGGAAGGAATCTTTATAAATCCCTGGAAGTCCTGCTTCAAAAGACTCCTGATAATTTCGATGTTGATGAGTTCAAATCACAAATTTTGGCAATTGAGGGCGTAAATCATATTGATGATTTTCACATTTGGTCACTTGACGGAATTGATTCTGTTATGACTCTAAAGGTCAATGTTGATTTTGGAGAAAATGTTGAGGAAATTAAAAAAGAGATTTATAATATTTCAAACAGATATCATGTTGTTGACATTACTATAGAATTTGATTAA